The following is a genomic window from Chanos chanos chromosome 1, fChaCha1.1, whole genome shotgun sequence.
GGCCTCAGTAATTATGTGCTGGCATGTTGTTCATTGAGTCTCTGGCACTTTAATTCTTGTTTGTGCAGAATCTTAATTGTgttcaaaatcaaaaaaaaaaaaaaaaaaattcatgacCAGATCTGCTAAATCCCTTCTTTTGCTTCATCTGTTTAGTTATGTACAGCAATATCCAAACATTTGCAAATCACAGGGATCCAGCATACTAAATTACAACTCCTAAGCAATGCAGGATGCATTTTATACACTGCAGATTATGATAAAGTCTGCTTTTGTTTATCAGCAAACAACGGAACTATTTAAACTTTACTGCTGCAAAAAAGGTAGAAATATATTTTAGAAAATGACTTTGCGATAATATATTAGCTATTGTAACTGGCTTTCACACTATAattattatgggtttttttaGTAATGCACTTTTTTGTGATTACTAGAGATAAACCAACAATACAGAAAATTTCAACTTCATGCACTCTGATAATAGGAGCCTGGTGctgcttttttctccctcaccaCTAAGAGGCAATCTAGCAACATCATAGTGAACATTGCTGAAATGTGCCTAATCCTTTCGCAactgttaaaaaatattttgtaaggCTCCATTTATATTATATCAGTGTCAAAACAAAGTTGACTGACATGTGATTTGGCCATTTAAATATTCTCTTACTAAGACTATTACATTTTACTATTGCAAAATTAAAAGGAAATCAAGGTGGCCATGTAATGTGCTGGAACCCTCACTAAAGACTAATAGCATTGGGTGTGCTCACTGAAGCATTGTTGTTTATCATGTGAATGTAACTTGTGTGCTatttgctggaaaaaaaagttgcctCTTTCATAACCATCTCCCCAAATAACAGTTTTCTTTGTTAAAATGAAGAACATGAAAGGAGGAGTGGTTTGTGCCCATTTAGGAGACTTGCAGTTGTAATTGCTGTGTCGTGACCATCCTTGGTTCAAGTATTTACCCTCTTTGGATCTATATTCATAAACTGCGTCACAATTATATCTGATTGGACTGTGTGTATGCCAGTAAAGGGCAGTGGGTGGAACTTCAGCAGGGCTGAACACTGGGTAATGAGTTGCTAGCTCTGTCGTGAGCTACTTGGTAAATCCGCTTGGAGGTAATGTTTAGCTCATACGATGACAGCGGTACTGTGTCATAATTTAGCCCAGCGTTTCGAAAGAATATAGTTGGGAAGAGAACATGTAGGAATATTATGCGCTTGTCTCTAGCACTAAAAGGACTACGTCACAGCAGTTTTTCCGTATTACAAATAGTCTGTCACAATTTTATGTTATCAATTGACATGGCTGTTTTATAACTCGCTAGCTACTTTGGCTAGCAAAGGAATACAATACAGGAAGCAAGACAAGCGGGGGTGGGAAGTCTCAGTCGTGCCCCTTGtccatttattatttttttccgtTTAGTAAACGCGGTGCTGCAGATATTGTTTTTGGACGACATTTTCACAGTACAGACGTGATTTTCAACGAATTGGAGACCACTTGTcttgaaaataatttttagCTCACCTTGGTTGGATGTCTTCTTAAGGAAGCTGTCTGCTTGCTTGTGGAATTTCAAACGTCGTCGTGGATACAGCGACAAAGGGTAGTTATCCTAACCAACCAGGTAGCCAAATTAGCTCTAACCTTCTAGCTCTAAGACGTAACGACATATTTAGATTGCTGTTAAACTAATAGTAGCAGGATACAGTTTTCACACACGGCTGGACGACTGTATATTACGGCCAGTGACACATTTTACAATTCTATAAGCTAACATCAGCTGATTATCCAGGTTAGCCAATATAAGAGGCTAGCTAGCTCGCTTAGCTTAATTTAACGAGTTCGTAGTTTTACATCTATTGAAATTAGGTTAGCAACTTAGTGATACGAAAGCTTGTCAGAAGAGGCGTAAATGTAACTCATTATTTGGCTGTCGCAACACTAAATTACTGTGAGTTAATCTGAGTTCAGTTTAGGGACAGACGCTTCTGATTGCCTACGATACTTGAGAGATTACCCGATAAATAGCATTTAGCTTTGTTAGCCAACTGTCGCACAGCTTTTGCCAACATCTGATGGCTTTGAGCTTCACTGATCTAGCTAACCAAAGGAAATATCTCATTTAGAGCTATCTGAGGACACCAGCTGAGTAAATTAATTGTTAAGTCATATAGATGCTATTTTAGGCTATCTTTGTTGTAATAATCAGTACACAACTAGCCGACAACATCCGTTTGGTCCCACAGAAACATCGTTCTATGTCAGCCTCCGAGTCTTCCTTTACACCTGTCTTCTGAAGAAGAAGTCAGAACTTGAATAAATGCAATGGATTTAAAAACTGCTGTTTTCAATGCGGCCCGGGACGGGAAGCTTAGATTGCTTCAAAAATTATTAGAGAACAAGACTGACCATGAGGTAACGAAGCTTGTGGCCGAGAAGACTAACGGGGCTACACCGTTACTAATGGCAGCGCGATATGGGCACCTTGACTTAGTGGAGTACCTTCTGGAATGCTGCTGCGCCCCAGTTGAGATTGGAGGCTCCGTGAACTTTGACGGCGAAACTATTGAGGGGGCCCCGCCACTATGGGCTGCCTCAGCTGCCGGGCATTTGAAAGTAGTACAGTCTTTACTTGGCCACGGTGCGTCTGTAAACAATACAACTCTAACCAATTCAACACCCCTGAGAGCCGCTTGCTTTGATGGTCACCTGGAAATCGTTAAATACCTGGTGGAGCACAAGGCTGATCTCGAGGTTGCCAATAGACATGGTCACACTTGCCTCATGATTTCTTGTTATAAGGGCCACAAGGAGATCGCACAGTATCTGCTGGAGAAAGGCGCCGATGTAAATAGAAAAAGTGTCAAGGGTAaggattatttattttattttttacttagCAACTCCTCCTGTATACTTTGTGTTGTTAGAATAAAAATCATACTTGGATTTCAGTTTTTGCATTTCACTGTTGCCATAAGGTCGTGCAGGGAGGATCCCATTCCAATCCTTGGGAATCCTCTGCTATTGCATGTATCCATGACATAGAGATACAGATACCTCCAGTACAGATCAGCATTTAATTGAACTTTATATAGTGGTTTGCTGTAGATGAAGTAATTTGACAGCCTCTTAATGTGAATCACCTTGTCCTCCCcctattaatttttttttttttgctcatttcatTTCTCCACATCAGAATCCTCTATAAAACATAATGGTGAAAGATTATAGTTTTCTGTTGGTATATGATGGCtctttacagattttttttgtttaatcttaTTGAGTCCTGTCTGCTGGTATTGTATGCCAATATGCTCATGTACGATTTTACCTTCCCTTCTTGTCTGTGTGATCTACAGGTAACACAGCTTTGCATGATTGTGCAGAATCTGGCAGTTTGGAGATAATGAAAATGTTGCTGAAGTATGGCGCCACAATGGAGAAAGATGGTTATGGGATGACCCCGTTACTCTCTGCCAGTGTCACTGGACACACGAATATTGTTGATTTCCTCACGCAGCTCCACCAGACCAATAAAATGGAAAGGATTAACGCCTTAGAACTCTTGGGGGCCACTTTTGTCGACAAAAAAAGGGATCTTCTGGGGGCTTTGAAATACTGGAAACGAGCAATGGACATGAGGTATAGTGACGGCAACAACATTCTTCTGAAGGAAGAGCCAAAACAACTGATAATGGCATACGACTATGCTAGAGAGGTGAACAGCGCAGAGGAACTGGACAGCTTAATCGCTGACCCCGACGAGATGAGAATGCAGGCCCTGCTAATCAGAGAACGGATCCTTGGTCCGTCACACCCAGACACCTCCTACTACATCCGCTATCGAGGTGCTGTGTACGCGGACTCTGGGAATTTTGAGAGATGCATCAACTTGTGGAAGTACGCCCTAGACATGCAGCAGAGGAACTTAGACCCTCTTAGCCCCATGACCGCCAGCAGCCTGCTCTCCTTTGCTGAGCTGTTCTCTTTCATGCTGCAGGACCGTGCCAAGGGGCTGCTGGGAACCTCCGTCTCCTTCGATGACCTCATGGGCATCCTCAGCAAAAGCGTTCTGGAGATCGAGAGAGCCGTGAAACAACCCCAGCCCGGCCCGGACCCAGCCCAGCTCAGCAAGGTGCTCTCGATCATCCTGCACCTTATCTGCCTGCTGGAGAAAGTTCCCTGCACCGTAGAGCAGGACCACTTCAAAAAGGAGACCATCTACAAGTTCCTGAAACTCCACCCTTGCGGCAAAAATGGCTACAGCCCACTACACCTCGCCGTAGACAGGAACACCACCTGCGTGGGACGCTACCCGGTTTGTAAGTTCCCGTCTTTGCAGGTGACTTCCATCTTGTTGGAGTGTGGCGCTGACGTGAACTGCAGAGACGAAGACAACAACAGCCCACTGCATGTTGCCGCTTCCAACAACCACCCTGACATAATGAACCTGCTGATCGCCTGTGGCACACACTTCGACAGCACCAACtccttcagacagacagcttgCGACTTGCTGGATGAAAAGGAGATGGCCAAGAACCTCATTCAACCCATcaaccacaccacactacagtGTTTGGCAGCCCGGGCGATTATCAAACACAACCTCACGTACAGAGGAAACATCCCAGAAAAGTTGGAAGCTTTTGTGCTTCTACACAGATAGTGACTGTTCAGTACCCTTTCATTGGCCAGAAAGGATCTCAACTCTTAAGATTACCAATCTAAGACCTCCATCTTCCAATTTGTCTCTCCCCACAAAGCCAAGAATCACAGCTTGGAAACTGATGATGAATAGAATCTGTTACATGGGCATGCACAATATGTTGAACAGATTattttcctctccctttctgaAATTACAATTAAATCGCTATTAATTATGCCTATTTCTTGCTGTTTA
Proteins encoded in this region:
- the fem1c gene encoding protein fem-1 homolog C, with protein sequence MDLKTAVFNAARDGKLRLLQKLLENKTDHEVTKLVAEKTNGATPLLMAARYGHLDLVEYLLECCCAPVEIGGSVNFDGETIEGAPPLWAASAAGHLKVVQSLLGHGASVNNTTLTNSTPLRAACFDGHLEIVKYLVEHKADLEVANRHGHTCLMISCYKGHKEIAQYLLEKGADVNRKSVKGNTALHDCAESGSLEIMKMLLKYGATMEKDGYGMTPLLSASVTGHTNIVDFLTQLHQTNKMERINALELLGATFVDKKRDLLGALKYWKRAMDMRYSDGNNILLKEEPKQLIMAYDYAREVNSAEELDSLIADPDEMRMQALLIRERILGPSHPDTSYYIRYRGAVYADSGNFERCINLWKYALDMQQRNLDPLSPMTASSLLSFAELFSFMLQDRAKGLLGTSVSFDDLMGILSKSVLEIERAVKQPQPGPDPAQLSKVLSIILHLICLLEKVPCTVEQDHFKKETIYKFLKLHPCGKNGYSPLHLAVDRNTTCVGRYPVCKFPSLQVTSILLECGADVNCRDEDNNSPLHVAASNNHPDIMNLLIACGTHFDSTNSFRQTACDLLDEKEMAKNLIQPINHTTLQCLAARAIIKHNLTYRGNIPEKLEAFVLLHR